From a single Streptomyces misionensis genomic region:
- a CDS encoding COX15/CtaA family protein, whose translation MVGVPKLTRADAASALRNPLAFIADRWTPEPRTVRRAALAALVMSVVIVVTGGAVRLTASGLGCPTWPECTDGSLTPTQALTYHSAIEFGNRLLTYVLCAAVGWAIVAARSEKPRRRSLTRLGWAQFWLVMGNAVLGGIVVLVGLNPYTVAAHFLLATALTAVAVVMWQRTREGDAAPRPLVGKAVVQLVWFLVLASVLLLAVGTVVTGAGPHAGDSSDVQRIPIDWEAVAKLHAVLAWIVVTLTFALWFILKAVDAPRGPLARTRELFLILLAQGVIGYVQYFTHLPELLVGLHMLGSCLVWIGVLRVLLSLRERPEAELGLPGPAAEVTVPTNA comes from the coding sequence ATGGTGGGCGTGCCAAAGCTGACCCGCGCCGATGCCGCCTCGGCCCTGCGCAATCCGCTCGCCTTCATCGCCGACCGCTGGACGCCGGAGCCCCGGACCGTGCGGCGGGCGGCGCTCGCCGCGCTCGTGATGTCGGTGGTGATCGTCGTCACCGGCGGCGCCGTCCGGCTGACCGCTTCGGGCCTCGGCTGCCCGACCTGGCCCGAGTGCACCGACGGCTCGCTGACGCCGACGCAGGCGCTGACCTACCACAGCGCCATCGAGTTCGGCAATCGCCTGCTGACCTACGTGCTGTGCGCCGCGGTCGGCTGGGCGATCGTCGCCGCCCGTTCCGAGAAGCCCCGCCGGCGCAGCCTGACGCGGCTCGGCTGGGCCCAGTTCTGGCTGGTGATGGGCAACGCGGTGCTCGGCGGCATCGTGGTGCTGGTCGGCCTGAACCCGTACACCGTCGCGGCGCACTTCCTGCTGGCGACGGCGCTGACCGCGGTCGCGGTGGTGATGTGGCAGCGCACCCGTGAGGGCGACGCCGCGCCCCGGCCGCTGGTCGGCAAGGCCGTGGTCCAGCTGGTGTGGTTCCTGGTGCTCGCGTCCGTGCTGCTCCTCGCGGTGGGCACGGTGGTCACCGGCGCCGGGCCGCACGCGGGCGACTCCAGCGACGTGCAGCGCATCCCGATCGACTGGGAGGCCGTGGCCAAGCTGCACGCGGTGCTCGCCTGGATCGTGGTGACCCTGACGTTCGCGCTGTGGTTCATCCTCAAGGCCGTCGACGCCCCGCGCGGACCGCTGGCCCGCACCCGCGAGCTGTTCCTGATCCTGCTGGCCCAGGGCGTCATCGGCTACGTCCAGTACTTCACGCACCTGCCCGAGCTGCTGGTCGGCCTGCACATGCTCGGCTCCTGCCTGGTGTGGATCGGCGTGCTGCGGGTCCTGCTGTCGCTGCGCGAACGCCCGGAGGCGGAACTGGGCCTGCCCGGTCCCGCGGCCGAGGTCACGGTCCCCACGAACGCCTGA
- a CDS encoding nucleotidyltransferase domain-containing protein: MRTDALLERFLDALAPLRPRAVWAHGSLAGGDYQEGRSDLDLIAVLPARPGPTAVRRIVTLHRRLREVPLAAKLHCGYLAPATLADPGRAHLAWAHGHVLRRPVTPVTRRELHAFGRVLHGEPPAGLLPPVPERDLRAFVVRDQRDFWRPAVDKGRLWRQDVWVDLGLLTFARATVTLREGRLISKRDALAEMPGLGAPAEVVEDITRRRYADPAPADGTWLARRAELTRAYLGPAIDALVTAYG; the protein is encoded by the coding sequence ATGCGGACGGATGCCCTGCTCGAACGTTTCCTGGACGCGCTCGCCCCGTTGCGTCCCCGCGCCGTCTGGGCGCACGGCTCGCTGGCCGGGGGCGACTACCAGGAGGGCCGCAGCGACCTCGACCTGATCGCGGTGCTGCCCGCGCGCCCCGGCCCCACGGCGGTACGGCGCATCGTGACGCTGCACCGGCGGCTGCGCGAGGTGCCGCTCGCCGCGAAACTGCACTGCGGCTATCTCGCCCCGGCCACCCTCGCCGACCCCGGCCGGGCACATCTCGCCTGGGCGCACGGGCATGTGCTGCGGCGCCCGGTCACCCCCGTCACCCGGCGCGAGCTGCACGCCTTCGGCCGGGTGCTGCACGGGGAGCCGCCCGCCGGCCTGTTGCCGCCGGTACCGGAGCGTGACCTGCGCGCGTTCGTCGTGCGCGACCAGCGGGACTTCTGGCGACCGGCCGTCGACAAGGGCCGCCTGTGGCGGCAGGACGTCTGGGTGGACCTCGGGCTGCTGACCTTCGCCAGGGCCACCGTGACGCTGCGCGAGGGGCGGCTGATCAGCAAGCGGGACGCCCTGGCGGAAATGCCGGGGCTGGGCGCGCCGGCCGAGGTGGTCGAGGACATCACCCGCCGGCGGTACGCGGACCCCGCCCCGGCGGACGGCACCTGGCTCGCCCGCCGCGCGGAGCTGACCCGGGCCTACCTCGGCCCGGCGATCGACGCGCTGGTCACCGCGTACGGGTGA
- a CDS encoding aminoglycoside N(3)-acetyltransferase — protein sequence MAIPPPTGPLVTRDDIADGLRRLGVTPGEILLAHTSLSSLGWVNGGAVAVVQGLLDALGPSGTLVVPAHTSDLSDPACWENPPVPEEWRERVRATMPVYDPLVTPTRGVGVVPETVRTWPGALRSAHLQTSFAAVGPRAPEITEGHAANCRLGEHSPLARLERLGARVLLLGAGYGSCTSFHLAEYRLPAPLVPVGRPAPGGWLTVPEVAISSEGFEELGRDFEREWPVVRGKVGAADARLFPVADAVAHAERRLAAYRDFPDPAA from the coding sequence ATGGCCATACCCCCTCCCACCGGCCCTCTTGTCACCCGGGACGACATCGCCGACGGGCTGCGCCGGCTCGGTGTGACACCCGGCGAGATCCTGCTCGCGCACACCTCGCTGAGTTCCCTCGGCTGGGTCAACGGCGGGGCGGTGGCCGTCGTCCAGGGACTCCTCGACGCCCTCGGCCCCTCCGGCACGCTGGTCGTCCCGGCCCACACCTCCGACCTCTCCGACCCCGCCTGCTGGGAGAACCCGCCGGTGCCGGAGGAGTGGCGGGAGCGCGTGCGGGCCACCATGCCCGTGTACGACCCGCTGGTCACGCCCACGCGTGGGGTCGGCGTCGTCCCCGAGACCGTGCGCACCTGGCCCGGCGCCCTGCGCAGCGCGCACCTGCAGACCTCCTTCGCGGCCGTCGGCCCCCGCGCCCCGGAGATCACCGAGGGACACGCCGCGAACTGCCGGCTGGGCGAGCACAGCCCGCTGGCCCGGCTGGAGCGGCTGGGCGCCCGGGTGCTGCTGCTGGGCGCCGGATACGGCTCCTGCACCAGCTTCCACCTGGCCGAGTACCGCCTGCCCGCGCCGCTCGTCCCGGTCGGCCGGCCCGCGCCCGGCGGCTGGCTGACCGTGCCGGAGGTGGCGATCAGCTCCGAAGGGTTCGAGGAGCTGGGGCGCGACTTCGAGCGGGAGTGGCCCGTCGTGCGCGGCAAGGTGGGCGCCGCCGACGCCCGGCTGTTCCCGGTCGCGGACGCGGTGGCCCACGCCGAACGCCGGCTGGCCGCGTACCGGGACTTCCCCGACCCGGCCGCCTGA
- the sufB gene encoding Fe-S cluster assembly protein SufB, which produces MTLPTETAHPELEGLGKYEYGWADSDVAGASARRGLNEDVVRDISGKKSEPEWMTKLRLKGLKLFEKKPMPNWGSDLSGIDFDNIKYFVRSTEKQAESWEDLPEDIKNTYDKLGIPEAEKQRLVAGVAAQYESEVVYHQIREDLEQQGVIFLDTDTALKEHPELFKEYFGTVIPAGDNKFAALNTAVWSGGSFIYVPKGVHVEIPLQAYFRINTENMGQFERTLIIVDEGAYVHYVEGCTAPIYKSDSLHSAVVEIIVKKNARCRYTTIQNWSNNVYNLVTKRAVAYEGATMEWIDGNIGSKVTMKYPAVYLMGEHAKGETLSIAFAGEGQHQDAGAKMVHMAPNTSSNIVSKSVARGGGRTSYRGLIEIGEGAAGSKSNVLCDALLVDTISRSDTYPYVDVREDDVSMGHEATVSKVSEDQLFYLMSRGLSEDEAMAMIVRGFVEPIAKELPMEYALELNRLIELQMEGAVG; this is translated from the coding sequence ATGACTCTCCCCACGGAGACTGCCCACCCTGAGCTGGAGGGCCTGGGCAAGTACGAATACGGCTGGGCCGACTCCGACGTGGCCGGTGCCTCCGCCCGGCGCGGCCTGAACGAGGACGTCGTCCGCGACATCTCCGGCAAGAAGTCGGAGCCGGAGTGGATGACCAAGCTGCGCCTGAAGGGCCTCAAGCTCTTCGAGAAGAAGCCCATGCCGAACTGGGGCTCGGATCTGTCGGGCATCGACTTCGACAACATCAAGTACTTCGTGCGCTCCACGGAGAAGCAGGCGGAGTCCTGGGAGGACCTGCCCGAGGACATCAAGAACACCTACGACAAGCTGGGCATCCCCGAGGCCGAGAAGCAGCGCCTGGTCGCCGGCGTCGCCGCCCAGTACGAGTCGGAGGTCGTCTACCACCAGATCCGCGAGGACCTGGAGCAGCAGGGCGTCATCTTCCTGGACACCGACACCGCCCTGAAGGAGCACCCGGAGCTCTTCAAGGAGTACTTCGGCACCGTCATCCCGGCCGGTGACAACAAGTTCGCCGCGCTGAACACGGCCGTGTGGTCCGGCGGCTCCTTCATCTACGTGCCGAAGGGCGTGCACGTGGAGATCCCGCTCCAGGCCTACTTCCGCATCAACACGGAGAACATGGGCCAGTTCGAGCGGACCCTGATCATCGTCGACGAGGGTGCCTACGTGCACTACGTCGAGGGCTGCACCGCGCCGATCTACAAGTCGGACTCGCTGCACAGCGCCGTGGTCGAGATCATCGTCAAGAAGAACGCCCGCTGCCGCTACACGACCATCCAGAACTGGTCGAACAACGTCTACAACCTGGTCACCAAGCGCGCCGTGGCGTACGAGGGCGCGACCATGGAGTGGATCGACGGCAACATCGGCTCCAAGGTGACGATGAAGTACCCGGCCGTCTACCTGATGGGCGAGCACGCCAAGGGCGAGACCCTGTCCATCGCCTTCGCGGGCGAGGGCCAGCACCAGGACGCCGGCGCCAAGATGGTCCACATGGCGCCCAACACCTCGTCGAACATCGTCTCCAAGTCGGTGGCCCGCGGTGGCGGCCGTACGTCCTACCGCGGTCTGATCGAGATCGGCGAGGGCGCCGCCGGCTCCAAGTCGAACGTGCTGTGCGACGCGCTGCTGGTGGACACCATCTCCCGTTCGGACACCTACCCGTACGTGGACGTCCGCGAGGACGACGTGTCCATGGGCCACGAGGCCACCGTCTCCAAGGTCTCCGAGGACCAGCTCTTCTACCTGATGAGCCGTGGTCTGTCCGAGGACGAGGCGATGGCGATGATCGTGCGCGGCTTCGTCGAGCCGATCGCCAAGGAGCTGCCCATGGAGTACGCGCTGGAACTCAACCGGCTGATCGAGCTGCAGATGGAGGGCGCGGTCGGCTGA
- a CDS encoding heme o synthase: MCVTAVESRPAGVLGGTSPSPVHRPFGARAKAFVALTKPRIIELLLITTVPVMFLAQQGVPSLKLVLLTCLGGYLSAGGANALNMYIDRDIDALMDRTSQRPLVTGMVSPRECLAFGIGLGVVSTLLFGLTVNWLSAWLSLGALLFYVVVYTMILKRRTAQNIVWGGIAGCLPVLIGWSSVTNSMSWAPIILFLVMFFWTPPHYWPLSMKVKDDYARAGVPMLPVIASNKVVARQIVIYSWVMVVVSLLLTPLGYTGWFYTVVALAAGGFWLWEAHGLQNRAKAEVTGAKLKEMRLFHWSITYVSILFVAVAVDPFLR, encoded by the coding sequence GTGTGCGTGACGGCCGTCGAATCCCGTCCAGCGGGGGTGCTCGGTGGTACGAGCCCGAGCCCGGTTCACCGGCCGTTCGGGGCCCGTGCCAAGGCGTTCGTGGCACTGACCAAGCCGCGGATCATCGAGCTGCTGCTCATCACCACGGTGCCGGTGATGTTCCTGGCCCAGCAGGGTGTGCCCTCCCTCAAGCTGGTGCTGCTCACCTGCCTGGGCGGGTATCTGTCCGCGGGCGGCGCGAACGCGCTGAACATGTACATCGACCGGGACATCGACGCCCTGATGGACCGCACCTCGCAGCGGCCGCTGGTGACCGGCATGGTCAGCCCGCGCGAGTGCCTGGCCTTCGGCATCGGCCTCGGGGTCGTCTCCACCCTGCTGTTCGGGCTGACGGTCAACTGGCTCAGCGCCTGGCTGTCGCTCGGCGCGCTGCTCTTCTACGTCGTGGTCTACACGATGATCCTGAAGCGGCGCACCGCGCAGAACATCGTGTGGGGCGGCATCGCCGGCTGTCTGCCGGTGCTGATCGGCTGGTCCTCGGTGACGAACTCGATGTCCTGGGCGCCGATCATCCTCTTCCTGGTGATGTTCTTCTGGACGCCGCCGCACTACTGGCCGCTGTCCATGAAGGTCAAGGACGACTACGCGCGCGCGGGCGTGCCGATGCTGCCGGTGATCGCCTCCAACAAGGTCGTCGCCCGGCAGATCGTCATCTACAGCTGGGTGATGGTCGTCGTCTCGCTGCTGCTCACCCCGCTGGGCTACACCGGCTGGTTCTACACGGTGGTCGCCCTCGCCGCCGGCGGCTTCTGGCTGTGGGAGGCGCACGGGCTGCAGAACCGGGCGAAGGCGGAGGTCACCGGCGCCAAGCTCAAGGAGATGCGCCTGTTCCACTGGTCGATCACCTATGTGTCGATCCTCTTCGTCGCCGTCGCGGTGGACCCGTTCCTGCGCTGA
- a CDS encoding ABC transporter ATP-binding protein has protein sequence MHSEPVVQVAALVKRYGTKTAVNGLDLVAQAGVTAVLGPNGAGKTTTVETCEGYRKPDSGTVRVLGLDPVRQSAELRPRIGVMLQSGGVYSGARADEMLRHVAKLHAHPLDVNALIERLGLGACGRTSYRRLSGGQQQRLALAMAVVGRPELVFLDEPTAGLDPQARRATWDLVKDLRADGVSVILTTHHMDEAEQLADDVAIIDGGKVIAQGSPEELCKGGAENTLRFTGRPGLDVGSLLKALPDGCTAAELTPGAYRVVGKVDPQLLATVTSWCAQHGVMPDRISVERHTLEDVFLELTGKELRS, from the coding sequence ATGCATAGTGAGCCCGTCGTCCAGGTCGCGGCCCTGGTGAAGCGGTACGGCACGAAGACCGCGGTCAACGGCCTCGACCTGGTGGCCCAGGCGGGCGTGACCGCCGTCCTCGGACCCAACGGCGCCGGCAAGACGACGACGGTCGAGACCTGCGAGGGATACCGGAAGCCGGATTCCGGCACGGTGCGCGTCCTGGGCCTCGACCCGGTGCGCCAGTCGGCCGAGCTGCGGCCCAGGATCGGTGTGATGCTCCAGTCCGGCGGCGTCTACTCCGGCGCCCGCGCGGACGAGATGCTGCGCCATGTCGCCAAGCTGCACGCCCACCCCCTGGACGTGAACGCCCTGATCGAGCGGCTCGGGCTCGGCGCGTGCGGCCGCACCTCCTACCGCCGGCTCTCCGGCGGCCAGCAGCAGCGCCTGGCGCTCGCCATGGCCGTCGTCGGCCGCCCGGAGCTGGTGTTCCTGGACGAGCCGACCGCGGGCCTCGACCCGCAGGCCCGCCGGGCCACCTGGGACCTGGTGAAGGACCTGCGCGCCGACGGCGTCTCGGTGATCCTCACCACCCACCACATGGACGAGGCCGAGCAGCTCGCCGACGACGTCGCAATCATCGACGGCGGCAAGGTCATCGCCCAGGGCTCCCCCGAGGAGCTGTGCAAGGGCGGCGCGGAGAACACCCTGCGCTTCACCGGCCGCCCCGGCCTCGACGTCGGCTCCCTGCTCAAGGCGCTCCCGGACGGCTGCACGGCAGCCGAGCTGACCCCGGGCGCCTACCGCGTCGTCGGCAAGGTCGACCCGCAACTGCTCGCCACCGTGACCTCCTGGTGCGCCCAGCACGGCGTGATGCCGGACCGCATCTCGGTCGAACGGCACACCCTGGAAGACGTCTTTCTCGAGCTGACCGGCAAGGAGCTGCGCTCATGA
- a CDS encoding helix-turn-helix transcriptional regulator — protein MKNVGEAREAPTGTPQEEFATGERSTRNRVARSILDHGPSTVAELAGRLGLTQAAVRRHLDALVADDVVEAREQRVYGTRTRGRPAKVFALTDCGRDAFDQSYDKLAADALRWIAEHEGGPGAVSAFARARIAAQARAYREAIERVTPDKRAEALAKALSADGYAATARSAPVGEQLCQHHCPVAHVAEQYPQLCEAETEIFAELLGTHVQRLATIAHGDGVCTTFIPKISTDAPASTAGRNPA, from the coding sequence GTGAAAAACGTCGGCGAGGCTCGGGAGGCCCCCACGGGGACCCCCCAGGAGGAGTTCGCGACCGGGGAGCGCTCCACGCGCAACCGGGTCGCGCGGTCCATCCTGGACCACGGCCCGTCGACCGTCGCCGAACTCGCCGGCCGGCTGGGACTCACCCAGGCGGCCGTCCGTCGTCACCTGGACGCGCTGGTCGCGGACGACGTGGTGGAGGCGCGCGAACAGCGCGTGTACGGCACGCGCACGCGCGGGCGCCCCGCCAAGGTCTTCGCGCTCACCGACTGCGGCCGCGACGCCTTCGACCAGTCGTACGACAAGCTGGCCGCGGACGCGCTGCGCTGGATCGCCGAGCACGAGGGCGGGCCCGGCGCGGTCTCCGCCTTCGCCCGCGCGCGGATCGCCGCCCAGGCGCGCGCGTACCGCGAGGCGATCGAGCGGGTGACCCCGGACAAACGCGCGGAAGCGCTGGCCAAGGCCCTGAGCGCGGACGGGTACGCTGCTACGGCGCGCAGCGCACCGGTCGGCGAGCAGCTGTGCCAGCACCACTGCCCGGTCGCCCATGTGGCGGAGCAGTACCCGCAGCTGTGCGAGGCGGAGACCGAGATCTTCGCCGAGCTGCTGGGTACCCACGTCCAGCGGCTGGCGACCATCGCGCACGGCGACGGCGTCTGCACGACGTTCATTCCCAAGATTTCCACTGACGCACCTGCAAGCACGGCCGGGAGGAACCCCGCATGA
- a CDS encoding ABC transporter permease, producing the protein MTTAPGTYAPKPGAAPLPRMIAAQAALETKMLLRNGEQLLLTVVIPTLLLVLFSSVDIVDTGKGKAVDFLAPGILALAVMSTAFTGQAIATGFERRYGVLKRLAASPLPRWALMTAKTASVLVTEVLQVILLTVIALALGWSPHGDPAAVLLLLVLGTAAFSGLGLLMAGTLKAEATLAAANLVFLLLLVGGGVIVPLDKFGSAGQHVLGLLPISALSDGLRDVLQHGAGMPWGDLGVLAVWAVAGLAAAGKFFRWE; encoded by the coding sequence ATGACCACCGCGCCGGGTACGTACGCCCCCAAGCCGGGGGCCGCGCCCCTGCCCCGCATGATCGCGGCGCAGGCGGCCCTGGAGACGAAGATGCTGCTGCGCAACGGCGAGCAGCTGCTGCTGACGGTGGTCATCCCGACCCTGCTGCTGGTGCTCTTCAGCTCCGTGGACATCGTGGACACCGGCAAGGGCAAGGCCGTCGACTTCCTCGCGCCGGGCATCCTCGCCCTCGCCGTGATGTCGACCGCCTTCACCGGACAGGCCATCGCCACCGGCTTCGAGCGCCGCTACGGCGTGCTCAAGCGGCTCGCCGCCTCGCCGCTGCCCCGCTGGGCCCTGATGACCGCGAAGACGGCGTCGGTGCTGGTCACCGAGGTGCTCCAGGTGATCTTGCTGACGGTGATCGCCCTCGCCCTCGGCTGGTCCCCGCACGGCGACCCGGCCGCCGTGCTCCTGCTGCTGGTCCTCGGCACCGCCGCCTTCTCCGGCCTCGGCCTGCTGATGGCCGGCACCCTGAAGGCCGAGGCGACGCTGGCCGCCGCCAACCTGGTGTTCCTGCTGCTGCTCGTCGGCGGCGGCGTCATCGTGCCGCTGGACAAGTTCGGCTCGGCCGGGCAGCACGTCCTCGGGCTGCTGCCCATCTCCGCCCTCTCCGACGGCCTGCGGGACGTCCTCCAGCACGGCGCCGGCATGCCCTGGGGCGACCTGGGCGTCCTTGCGGTGTGGGCGGTCGCGGGGCTCGCCGCGGCCGGGAAGTTCTTCCGCTGGGAGTGA